The Plasmodium vivax chromosome 7, whole genome shotgun sequence DNA window GTATATCAGCCTCCTTATGTTGATGCTCCCCAACATGTCtagtatataatttttgtatttttggtCGGCTTCTCCGTTCGCGTGTGGCATTGGGTGTGTGGCTGCCTCCTCATCGGTTGTTGgtcgccccccccccgacGTGCTCAACACCCTCGCACCCTTCTGATCGCGTTGTGCGCTTGGTGAGTCCCCATTAGCATTCGCATAAATCGTGCGATTCTCTTTGTCGGCGCTGCTGGCGCCCCTCTCTCTGCAACTGAATGATGGAGACACCTGTGCCTCGTCCTTCCCCTTCACAAAGGAGGATGGGATGTGAATGattttcaaataataaaaaagggacatgGTCGCAATGACGAAATTGTAGAACAGTTCTTGGAAGGACTCGCAGTGGAGGTTGGCCGCTTCGCGCGCGGGTGTTCTGCCTCGATGGGGGTTGCCCTGAATGGCGCTACTGCGGTCACGCCTGCTTCCGCGGCGTTTACCATGGCCGCCTGTTCCGCCTGTTCCGCCTGCCCCGCCTTCCCCTTCATCGCCGCCTGTTCCGCCACCGCTGCTTTCTGCGCCCCCCCCGCTCAAGTTCAACTTCACATTGACATACTGAACGAACATGCTGCACACGTTCAGGTGCCTGGCGTTCAAGTTCTGCACAATGTGAAACATGATGACCATGTCCTCCATTTGGCCCCCGTTTTGCAACACCTCGCAGGGGAGGGGGACTTCCCCTTTGGCTTTTTTCTTGGCTAGCTGGTCTGCCAAATCTTGGGGGTCCCCACCCCTCTCACTTCTTTCAACTGCACAATTGTTTGCCTCATTAGAGGGGCAGAACTTTGATGAGCCAGAGCAGCTGGGGCCGTTCAAATCTTTTAGTTCCAACTTGTTATGGTAAAGAACGTGCAGCAGCTTCATTcgcaaatttttgtttagtAAATCCTGTGCGTCAGGGGAATGGTCATGAGCGATGCATGTGCTTGCCAAGGGGAGTAAAAATACGCAAGGCATCAGGAGGAAGTACAGCAGTTCGccaaaaaaggtgaagacaAATTCGAGCAGAGTCAGGTCCATACCCGAGTCGCTCATTGTGATCAGCAGCTTCTCCACTTTATCATTTTCACTCTCTCCCTGGGGGGAGCCGTCCAAATGGGTCTTCATCCCAGTGCAGTTGGTACTGCTTTGTGTGTAATCACTTTGGTTTGTCTGTTCTACACTGGTGCTGTCGCTGTGTTGGTcggctttccccccctttccaTGTGCCCCCTCACACATCAGGGgggtccccattttgtgcatttcTCCATCATGCGTGGCTATTGGTGAATAGGAATTgcttcccccaaatgggaagtCCCTGTCTGCGTGGGAATTTCCCCTCTGCTGCTCATTCGCGGGGGggttattttcccatttttttttcttcaaattgataGAGAAATCAAAGAAGAGGATTAAAACGTGCAGTTTTTTTACAAACGTTTCAAAATTTAATCCAGAAAAGTCCCTCTCATTTAGGTACTTTTCCAATTTAATAACATACGCGACGCTTTCCAGAAAAGTCAAAATTTCATTTagggttttttttaacacattaATTTTGCCTATGTAGagatttattaaaatgtcacAAATTGCATTTAGCATTTgtttaaattctttttcaatttcttcgTTTGCCTTGGTGAGGTCCTTTACAttgtaaatgaaaaatttctGCTCGTACTTTTTAAATAGCTCCTTCAGAGTGTGCACTCTTTTCCTCAGGGAGGAGTACGCGGGGAGGTTTTTCAAAATCACGTTGACAATGGAAAGACAtatgttgtattttttttttttgtacaaaagCGCGATCATTCTTTTGCTGATCGATTTGGCAAGGCACTTGTGCAGGTAGAGGAGGGCCACTCGCGGGAggggttctcccccctcgcTGCTTCGTTGGCCGTCTCGTTGGCCGTCTCTTTGGCCGCCTTTTTGGCCGCCCCTTTCACCACGCCTGCTGCTCGCCTTACCGCTCTGACTTTTTCTCTCCATTCGCGCCAGCACATTTTCGTACTGCTGAATCTTCCAGTACTCGTTATCTTTCCACTCCTTCTTCAGCACCTCCAGGCTGTCGAAGCTGTGCTCCACCTTCATGTGCTCCACGAGGTTGCTTATGACAAACACTTTCAGGCAGTCACACTCCTCCATGAAATCCTTCTTCATTATTCTGTTCATGGGGGAGAGACATTCCGCCAAGTTATCCGCCAAGTTAGTACGCGAAGTgtaattttggaaaaagcaGCTCCGCAAATGGTCACTAGGCTTGAGTGTCCTCCTCATGGAGTCCCTATGCATCAGTTGAATTACTTCGTGCAgggttttcttttccccatttggaaaattacTTCTACCATTTGGGTGGTTCCACATAGGGGACACGCCATTCTGCATAGTGCCTTCCTTTTCGCCACTTCTTTGAGTGGTgtgttcccccccttggtggctctcctccccccgctCACTTTTCGCAAAATTGAGATACCCCACGCAGCTGTAAAAGAAgtcactttttattttcctctttttggaAAGTTCTTTGCTTGTCGGATGGGGCATCTCACCGATGTGGTTACTTTCCCCCTCGGTGGGTAGCgctcttttgtttttccccttccctgTGGTGGGTTTTTCTTggcctttccttttctccatGGGAGGGGTGTCATTTTGCTCACTTGGTGggtttccctcccccctttgtgggTCTTCACAGGTGGTGTTACCCCT harbors:
- a CDS encoding hypothetical protein, conserved (encoded by transcript PVX_099040A), which translates into the protein MAENPNEEKETVRVTSCCWLSNRKIGSLNRNKNKGKDGSGGGTLIQVPNFNICLTSLSLPIIKLKNDLERISENKQIKRLRESRGGQKGRASASGSFNRKADAEAEMCQTFERCGTFERRGPKQGRPTNDDEVCSMLLRSKAFNETWRVLNSYMNCFVYNYVNEMVDREINFLNKNLCLREDKVSLLIVKTQTCPFVNLLQYRALAQKLKEVNGEAAGDRGDRGKAADGRDDGNTFTYKTVDNRVLTYTLLRKRRHISSCIVNVYTQDSVESILIRIIKKIYRKSFQKIDKNNMNEMFQKAVKRKREVLIIFIKNYIKLKSSIFTGLLLYLLHLKEINSISISVVITSNCTLSALSNLDYFVKKNVHVNICNLYVNYYRLIENIMFHPFFNNVLFKLKEYYAIIEHLFFLNHNMSFLQVKYFFYMFVRDFFDKKILSFLNIPLIYFCKLRKGAEHLRDPCPEGGEKYTKKFSTFQGEFSSYLSELHVGDLRQKFVLLLYASNFYEAHIGHLKSKGRHHTIYLMSEGGGSHTARGNTTCEDPQRGEGNPPSEQNDTPPMEKRKGQEKPTTGKGKNKRALPTEGESNHIGEMPHPTSKELSKKRKIKSDFFYSCVGYLNFAKSERGEESHQGGEHTTQRSGEKEGTMQNGVSPMWNHPNGRSNFPNGEKKTLHEVIQLMHRDSMRRTLKPSDHLRSCFFQNYTSRTNLADNLAECLSPMNRIMKKDFMEECDCLKVFVISNLVEHMKVEHSFDSLEVLKKEWKDNEYWKIQQYENVLARMERKSQSGKASSRRGERGGQKGGQRDGQRDGQRSSEGGEPLPRVALLYLHKCLAKSISKRMIALLYKKKKYNICLSIVNVILKNLPAYSSLRKRVHTLKELFKKYEQKFFIYNVKDLTKANEEIEKEFKQMLNAICDILINLYIGKINVLKKTLNEILTFLESVAYVIKLEKYLNERDFSGLNFETFVKKLHVLILFFDFSINLKKKKWENNPPANEQQRGNSHADRDFPFGGSNSYSPIATHDGEMHKMGTPLMCEGAHGKGGKADQHSDSTSVEQTNQSDYTQSSTNCTGMKTHLDGSPQGESENDKVEKLLITMSDSGMDLTLLEFVFTFFGELLYFLLMPCVFLLPLASTCIAHDHSPDAQDLLNKNLRMKLLHVLYHNKLELKDLNGPSCSGSSKFCPSNEANNCAVERSERGGDPQDLADQLAKKKAKGEVPLPCEVLQNGGQMEDMVIMFHIVQNLNARHLNVCSMFVQYVNVKLNLSGGGAESSGGGTGGDEGEGGAGGTGGTGGHGKRRGSRRDRSSAIQGNPHRGRTPAREAANLHCESFQELFYNFVIATMSLFYYLKIIHIPSSFVKGKDEAQVSPSFSCRERGASSADKENRTIYANANGDSPSAQRDQKGARVLSTSGGGRPTTDEEAATHPMPHANGEADQKYKNYILDMLGSINIRRLIYGRGYAA